In Acidimicrobiia bacterium, the DNA window TGATCCAACCTCAACAAGAGGTTGCGACGACGGTAACTATCGATTATTCGAACATTATCGGCTCCTCACCGGAGCATGACGCAACTAGTAGTATTTTTATAATTTATAACAGTCCATGTGTAATGGCGAGATTTTAATTATGGGATTATCATCTATTCAAAAAGTTGCCGACAAACCTACAGTTTTCGTAGTAATTCACGCTCCGATTAAAAAGAACGGATCTAATGGCTGGGGAACAGCACTATATGGTTCATATTATGATCTAGTCGAAAGTGGAGAAGTAGACAGAGTCATAGTCTTATCTGCACCTCAAGATCAAGCAAATATCCCAGATAGAGATACGAATGTAATCTATAGACAAGTTGATTGTGATAGATCAACATTTACTAATTCTAAAGCCCCTGCTACAGATGTTTATATTTGGGATTTGGTGCATTTAATGAGAGAACGTGATACTAGCCCATTGGTTAGTAATGCATTTAAAAATGCGCCAGCAAAATATTATGAAGCTTGGAAGAATTTCTTTTTATATTCAATTGCCACTGCAACGACAGCTTTAGAAGAAGGTGCCAAAGTTAATAATCCTATCTTTCATTTAAATGATCCTCATGATTGTTTTGTTAGTGCTCTATTTGAAGGCAATTATGATCCTGAATTTATAAGTCAAATAATTGGTGCAGAAAATAGAGATGAATTGATGCGATTTGAGACTATAAAATCTGTATTTTTAGAAAAAAATAAATCAATAAAACACAGCCGTTTTTGGCATATTCCTGCAATAGATATTGAATCATTTGATGAGTGGTTTGTACAAGACCCAAAAATGGCAGCACACTTATTTTCGTCAGTTTTTTCATCTCCATTAAATGTGCACTCTTTAATATGGAAAAAGCCATTTGATGAATTGTTTAAAAAATATGTAGATTTAGTAAAGGATATAATACCTTCAGCAAATAGAAGCTCATTAGATAAAGGTGTTGGAGTAGGACCGATTGCTTATGATCCAGGTTCATTTATTAAACGGTTTGAAGAATATGATCAAAGTGGTGAGCTCAGAGAAACACTACCTATCCTTGAGGAATGGTCTAATCAAATAGTACAGAGTGTTGGTTCTGATAGCGATGGAAAGAAACTTGAACCATTCGTAGTATTTTTAACCTGTAGGGGTGATGACCCTAAAGCTAATTTGATAGACACTGTCAAATCGATTATAGCGTCAGTTCAAAATGATCCGGAAATGGCAAAAAGATTAGTATTGGTAGCCGCATTTAATTCAAGCAGGGTTTTTGAAGATGAGTTGTATCAAAGAACTTTAGATGGTTTCAAATTAGAAATAGCCAAACTGGCTAAATTAATAGGAACTGATAGGATTATCTGTGCTGAGTCTTTACCCGCTATTGAAAAAGGTATAGCAACTGATAACTTAGATCAAGCAGTTGAACTTTCAGCACAACAACATAGAGACGCTCTTATTGATTTAGTTGGTCAAGATGTTGCAGAGTGCTTTACCCTTTTGCCAAATCGTGGAAGTAATATGCCTCATCAGACCGCAGGGTTTATATTAGCTAATGCATTTATTTGTGCATCTCGTGGTGGTTTTGATGTTGTGGCTTTAGAGGCTTCTATAGTTGGAAAATTAAAACAGCAAGGTACTTTAGCAAAAGAATATCTCAAAGTTTTAGATGACCACAATATGCGTCATGATGTATTCCGTTTGATAATAGCTAATACAGCTGGATCTGCAAGCTATTTAAAAAAGATCATGCCAGACAATTGTACTTTGATTAATAGTGATGATGATCGAATGCCAACTGCTGAAAGAATTTATTTTGCGTTGCTTGAAGCTTATGATTTAACTATTCTTGGTGACTCAGTATTAAAACCCGAGACTGATGTTATTGGTGCTCTAGGAGAAGTCTGTGGTTCTGATTGTGTTACCCAATGGACTGATAATGCTGTTAATGGTTATCCACAAGATCATCCTCGAACATTTGAAAGTTATCTTAGAGCGAACCAACAGGTACCGGCTGTTAGACTATAAATGGAAATCGATTTTTTAAACATTCCGTTTGAAAATGATGCTCATATTATCTTTGACAATGATGGTGTACTTTCTTCTTTAATTCCTGATTGGAATACGTCTAGTCCCAATGAAAAGACTTTGCGAGGAATAAAAGCTATCTTGAGAAAAAATCCACGATCAAAGGTATCTGTTTTAACTGGACGTTTGACTACTTTTCTTAATTCGAGAATAGGCTTCCAGTCCCTTATTAATACGTACCCTGATCAAGTAACATTTTATGGCTTCTACGGAAATCAAAAATATAACCCTATAACTGATCCTGAACACAGTGTTATAGAAAAGTTAGATGAGTATAAAGAACTAATTCCAAAACTTCTTAGCCTTTTAGAGCAAGGCTTAGACGAGATACTTACTGAATTAAATAAAATTAGTTTAAATGGTGAAAGTCCAATGAATATAGATCTACTCAAACAACTTGTAATCGAAGATAAAGCATTTGGTTTAGGAATTCATATTCGTCATCTATTGAATCATATGGGATTAATTAATAAAGATAATAGTGATCAGGAAATCGAAAATAGAAATAAAGTTATTAAACTTGTAAATGATGTTGTTAGTGAAATAGTAGCTGCTCTAAATTTTGCTAACCCTACCTTACCTTTTAAAATAAAATCTGGCTCTTTGATTAGCGAAATATTCCCAGCTTCTGGTATTAACGATGACAAAGTTGAAAGGTTTCTACAAATATATAATGATCACTTACAAAGAAATGATTGCCCTATAATTTACTATTTTGGTGATGATCTTGGTGATGCAAAAATTAATAATTTTTGTTATTCGAATCGAGATAATAATTATGCTCCAAAAACAGTGTTTATATTTGTCGATTCTTCGCCAGATGATTATGACCCAACTCGAGTGCGAATGCGTGAACAAGCAGATTTTGTTGTTTCGCCTAATGATCTACACAATGCAACTGAAGTTTTATCAAATATAATCGTACACAAGGCAAGTTTAGCTATTTCTCATGGAATAGAAATATGATATTAACAATAATTGTAAACTAATTATATACGATATAGGAGGCTAATGATCAAAATGCTAGTGTGGTAAATCTGTTGATAAGGACTAGTAATATATATAGACAATTAATTCGAAAGTGCAATATCCAACATATTTAAATAAAAATAAAAAATGTTTTCAAATATTTTTTATCTATGAAAGCAAATAAAGTGAATACATATCCAGAAATAAAAGATTGCTCTCTACTAAGCGACAATCGAACTATTGCAATAGTCGAACCTAACTGTTCTATCTCATGGATGTGCGCTCCACGTGCAGATTCTGCACCGATATTTGCACATTTGGTTGACACGGAAAATGAATCTAGTAAGGCCGGTGTTTTTGCGATTTCTGATATCACTGGTGATAATCCACGTCAAAGTTATGTTGGTGACACTATGGTATTGCGGAGTCATTTTTCTTCATTTCATGTTACTGACTATTTAGATGTATCTCGAGGTAGAACAAAACATCAAGCTGGACGTACAGATTTAATCCGTGTAATTGAAGGCTCAGGCGTAGCCAAAGTTGTATTTGCCCCTCGTTTAAACTTCGGTCGATCATTAACAAAACTGATACCTAAAGATAGAGGTCTTATTGTTAAAGGCGGAAATGACTTAATGTCACTACGCTCGCCAAAGATTTTCTGGGATATCAAAGAAGAAGATGGTAGCGATACAGCTGTCTGTGAAATTGATTTAGATTCAATGGGCGGACGAGTAAAACTTGAACTTCGTTGCGGAACTGCAAATATTACAGCAGATGTTATTTCTGAACCAGAACGACGTAGTGCAACTTTATTGTATTGGCAAAAATGGGTGGACAAATTATCTATACCTAAACTCGCAACCGATGAAGTTAAACGTTCTGCAGTAACGCTAAAAGCACTTTGTTATAGACCAACTGGTGCGATATTAGCTGCTGCAACAATGTCAATGCCAGAGGAAATTGGTGGGTCAAGAAACTGGGATTATAGATATTGTTGGTTAAGAGATGCATCTCTTTCTGCAGCATCGCTTGTGCGTGTTGGTAGTTATTCAGAAGCAATGTCATTTTTAGATTGGTTACTTGATGTTGTTGAGATGAGAGACGGTGCCGAAAATCTACAGCCTCTATATAACGTAAATGGAAAGCATCTTGCTCCAGAAGCAGAGATTACACAACTGAGCGGATTTAGAGGTTCTAGTCCTGTCCGTATAAATAATGGAGCTGATTCTCAAGTGCAACTTGATGTTTTTGGCCCCATTGTTGATCTAATTCATTTATTAGCAATTCGTGGTGAAGGTTTAGCAACGAAGCATTGGGAGTTGGTCA includes these proteins:
- a CDS encoding glycoside hydrolase family 15 protein, which translates into the protein MNTYPEIKDCSLLSDNRTIAIVEPNCSISWMCAPRADSAPIFAHLVDTENESSKAGVFAISDITGDNPRQSYVGDTMVLRSHFSSFHVTDYLDVSRGRTKHQAGRTDLIRVIEGSGVAKVVFAPRLNFGRSLTKLIPKDRGLIVKGGNDLMSLRSPKIFWDIKEEDGSDTAVCEIDLDSMGGRVKLELRCGTANITADVISEPERRSATLLYWQKWVDKLSIPKLATDEVKRSAVTLKALCYRPTGAILAAATMSMPEEIGGSRNWDYRYCWLRDASLSAASLVRVGSYSEAMSFLDWLLDVVEMRDGAENLQPLYNVNGKHLAPEAEITQLSGFRGSSPVRINNGADSQVQLDVFGPIVDLIHLLAIRGEGLATKHWELVNQLVNAVKLRWKEVDCGIWEVRSAPRHYTYTKLMCWVAVERAIELADHFTGEVDEEWVVLKDEIAESINSNSYKSEMNAYTSAYDETDIDASVLALGLYGFIQMDDPRFVGTIKAVEDHLLINNTVFRYILDSGNEDGIEGHEGGWNILTLWLIKCYWASGRLDDARKLFQIVRKNIGATGLISEQVDPITLESLGNHPQAYSHLAYIDTVIAMAAGADLD